A stretch of Solea senegalensis isolate Sse05_10M unplaced genomic scaffold, IFAPA_SoseM_1 scf7180000014831, whole genome shotgun sequence DNA encodes these proteins:
- the LOC122761586 gene encoding PIN2/TERF1-interacting telomerase inhibitor 1-like: protein ESNGSDSPCEPEESVTLAASELDTESITKTVTSSLTMQEYFAQRMAQLKKGRGQAQSQTSTEETETNELSGPSEESSSIYSSNKDMEEPKTKKKKKKKKKNRATDESEVVEENSSTPIVVEVIENQEHDGLKKKKKKNKRKLEENEVAVDKTCSSTSGVEQNCEELPPSKKKKLKKQQKQENGEEVNDIDDGPAEEVVVVKKSKKKKKKKHQE from the coding sequence gaGAGCAACGGCAGTGATTCTCCGTGTGAGCCAGAGGAGAGCGTGACTCTTGCTGCTTCTGAACTGGACACAGAGTCCATCACCAAGACTGTGACAAGTTCCCTCACGATGCAGGAGTATTTTGCACAGCGAATGGCCCAACTGAAAAAAGGTCGGGGACAGGCACAGAGTCAGACAtccacagaggagacagagaccaATGAGTTGTCTGGTCCATCTGAGGAATCCAGTTCCATCTACAGTAGCAACAAGGATATGGAGGAGCccaagacgaagaagaagaagaagaagaagaagaagaacagggCTACAGATGAGTCTGAAGTGGTGGAAGAGAACTCTAGTACTCCCATTGTTGTGGAAGTTATTGAGAACCAGGAGCACGACggtttaaagaagaagaagaagaagaacaagaggaaATTGGAGGAAAATGAAGTTGCTGTAGACAAAACCTGCAGCTCCACCTCTGGTGTGGAGCAGAACTGTGAGGAGCTTCCTccttccaaaaagaaaaagcttaaaaagcaacagaaacaggaaaacGGAGAGGAGGTGAATGATATTGACGATGGTCCAGCCGAGGAGGTGGTAGTTGTTAAGAaatccaagaagaagaagaagaagaaacatcaaGAATAG
- the LOC122761585 gene encoding transcription factor Sox-7-like, producing MAALISAYSSWPESFECPPGDVDVTDVHGPHRNPADKTPEPRIRRPMNAFMVWAKDERKRLAVQNPDLHNAELSKMLGKSWKALTPTQKRPYVEEAERLRVQHMQDYPNYKYRPRRKKQLKRICKRVDPAFLLSGLAPDQNTLPEQRVLCHPPDKDETSPNCVNGGFSSPSPALPSVRSFRDPAGSNSSFDTYPYGLPTPPEMSPLDAMDHEHVPPSYYSASGSSCPDEHHQNQTHIGSPPPYHTDYTQIHCGGTHIAHISHMSQTGGGTGLIPGPPLSYYSTSSFPQIHHGLHQGHMGQLSPPPETHGHLETLDQLSQAELLGEVDRNEFDQYLNSTGAGYHPEQGGGGGGMTVTGHIQVASAATVSATVCPSSSTETSLISVLADATAAYYNNYGIS from the exons ATGGCAGCCCTCATCAGCGCGTACTCGTCGTGGCCGGAGTCCTTCGAGTGTCCTCCCGGAGACGTGGACGTGACCGACGTTCATGGTCCGCACAGGAACCCCGCGGACAAGACGCCGGAGCCGCGGATCAGGCGGCCAATGAACGCGTTCATGGTCTGGGCCAAAGATGAGCGCAAACGGCTGGCGGTGCAAAATCCGGACCTGCACAACGCAGAGCTCAGCAAAATGTTGG ggaAATCATGGAAGGCCTTGACTCCCACACAGAAGAGGCCCTACGTGGAGGAAGCAGAGAGGCTCCGGGTTCAGCACATGCAGGACTACCCTAACTACAAGTATCGGCCTCGCCGGAAGAAGCAGCTGAAGCGCATCTGCAAGCGAGTGGACCCCGCATTCCTCCTGAGTGGACTGGCCCCCGATCAGAACACGCTGCCTGAGCAGCGAGTCCTCTGTCACCCCCCTGACAAAGACGAGACCAGCCCTAATTGTGTCAACGGCGGGTTTTCCAGTCCCAGCCCGGCTCTGCCCAGCGTCAGAAGCTTCAGAGACCCTGCGGGTTCCAACAGCAGCTTCGACACCTACCCCTACGGTCTGCCCACTCCTCCTGAGATGTCCCCCTTAGATGCCATGGACCACGAGCACGTACCCCCCTCCTACTACTCAGCGTCTGGCAGCTCTTGTCCAGACGAGCACCATCAGAACCAGACACACATTGGCAGCCCGCCCCCTTACCACACTGACTACACCCAAATCCACTGTGGAGGCACACACATAGCTCACATCTCTCACATGTCCCAAACTGGAGGCGGCACTGGACTGATCCCCGGCCCTCCGCTGTCATACTACAGTACCTCGTCCTTCCCCCAGATTCACCACGGGCTTCACCAGGGCCATATGGGTCAGCTGTCCCCCCCACCAGAGACACACGGCCACCTGGAGACTCTAGACCAGCTGAGCCAGGCTGAGCTGCTGGGAGAGGTGGACCGCAATGAGTTTGATCAGTACCTGAACTCTACAGGGGCCGGGTACCACCCGGAGCagggcggcggcggtggcggcatGACTGTGACTGGACACATCCAGGTGGCTTCAGCCGCCACAGTGTCTGCCACCGTGTGTCCCAGTAGCAGCACAGAAACCAGCCTCATTTCTGTGCTGGCTGATGCGACAGCGGCCTACTACAACAACTACGGCATCTCATAA